The Deltaproteobacteria bacterium genome window below encodes:
- a CDS encoding DinB family protein, with protein sequence MFPKNYYELMAEYNKWMDYKIYGVCSGIPDALRKKDMGAFFKSIHSTLNHIYYGDIAWLERLRDNKFTPREIGADLFDDFEELRAAQEKTDVEILEWARSLTPEDLNSEYDYESNVKGFKRTLPRWVLVTHMFNHQTHHRGQVTTLIKQLGIDPGITDIPWLPCLEDK encoded by the coding sequence ATGTTCCCGAAGAATTATTACGAGCTAATGGCCGAGTACAACAAATGGATGGACTATAAAATATACGGTGTATGCAGCGGGATTCCGGACGCCCTACGGAAGAAGGATATGGGCGCGTTTTTTAAGTCGATCCACAGTACCCTTAACCATATCTATTACGGCGACATTGCGTGGCTCGAAAGGCTCCGCGACAACAAATTCACGCCGAGGGAGATAGGCGCGGACCTCTTCGATGACTTTGAAGAACTCCGAGCGGCCCAGGAAAAGACAGATGTCGAAATACTCGAATGGGCCCGGAGCCTGACACCCGAAGACCTGAATAGTGAATACGACTACGAGAGCAATGTGAAGGGATTTAAAAGAACACTTCCACGATGGGTGCTTGTGACACACATGTTCAACCATCAGACGCATCACAGAGGTCAGGTAACTACGCTTATAAAACAGCTCGGCATTGATCCGGGAATCACTGACATACCGTGGCTTCCGTGTCTTGAGGATAAATAG
- a CDS encoding DUF2092 domain-containing protein, which yields MLPASFVAAQESNPDIDPKAESLLQEMSYFMGSKYQYTFKAEIMYDVVLESGQKVQYDASETVYLKKPDKFYVQYISDLGGYKIWYDTGKVTLLEVPANDFSLATLPQSVDQALDKLYEQYGFAPALSEFLFINTFKTMTKNVVSAENFGPSKVFGVKCQHLYFVEKDIDWQIWIEDGKRPIPRKLVITYKNLPESPQFIAILKDWIFDKSITNFAFKPEIPNVNKRVEFSEITGNPKFKMGSIRAFQ from the coding sequence ATGCTTCCCGCCAGCTTCGTAGCAGCCCAGGAGAGTAATCCCGATATCGACCCGAAAGCGGAAAGTCTCCTTCAGGAGATGAGTTATTTTATGGGAAGTAAATACCAATATACCTTCAAGGCCGAAATTATGTACGACGTGGTACTTGAATCGGGTCAAAAGGTTCAGTACGACGCAAGTGAAACCGTTTATTTAAAGAAGCCCGATAAATTTTATGTCCAGTACATAAGCGATCTGGGCGGGTACAAAATTTGGTACGACACCGGCAAGGTTACTCTGCTCGAAGTACCGGCCAACGATTTTTCATTGGCCACTCTTCCACAATCAGTCGATCAGGCGCTGGACAAGCTTTACGAGCAGTACGGTTTCGCGCCCGCTTTAAGCGAATTCCTTTTTATAAATACATTTAAAACAATGACAAAGAATGTGGTATCGGCTGAAAATTTCGGCCCCAGTAAAGTTTTTGGCGTGAAGTGCCAGCATCTTTATTTCGTCGAGAAAGACATCGACTGGCAAATCTGGATAGAAGACGGAAAGCGCCCGATTCCCAGAAAACTCGTGATTACCTACAAGAATCTCCCGGAATCACCTCAGTTCATTGCCATACTCAAAGACTGGATATTCGACAAATCTATCACGAATTTCGCATTCAAACCGGAGATACCCAACGTAAACAAAAGGGTGGAATTTTCTGAAATTACCGGAAATCCGAAATTTAAAATGGGAAGTATAAGGGCTTTTCAATAG
- a CDS encoding cold-shock protein — MSERKIGTVKWFNSTKGFGFIEVENEDDVFVHYSEINATGFRSLEEGQRVEFTVVDGQKGPQAQNVVLA; from the coding sequence ATGTCAGAACGTAAAATTGGCACTGTGAAGTGGTTCAATTCTACAAAAGGTTTTGGTTTCATAGAGGTTGAGAATGAAGATGATGTTTTCGTTCACTACAGTGAAATCAACGCTACAGGCTTTCGTTCCCTCGAAGAGGGACAGCGTGTAGAGTTCACCGTTGTTGACGGACAGAAAGGTCCTCAGGCTCAAAACGTTGTTTTAGCTTAA
- a CDS encoding TIGR00730 family Rossman fold protein — MEDREFIEGPHSRRRELWFLIRVMGEFLHGFRILHFVGPVVTVFGSARTKDDTRYYELAREIGHRLALMGFTIMTGGGPGIMEAANRGAKEAGGKSVGCNIILPMEQGHNPYLDIMVTFKYFFVRKVMLLKYSYAFVVMPGGAGTMDELFETLTLIQTKKIFNFPIILVGKEYFEPLMELLDSMVEEKTIDPHDLDLLILTDSVEEAVSYIKINIVDKFGIKLKKLPKPSKILLEKGA, encoded by the coding sequence ATGGAAGACAGGGAATTTATAGAGGGGCCGCATTCCCGTCGTCGTGAACTCTGGTTTTTAATTCGGGTAATGGGAGAATTTCTTCATGGATTCCGCATACTCCATTTCGTCGGGCCCGTTGTAACCGTTTTTGGCTCAGCAAGAACAAAGGACGATACACGCTACTATGAGCTCGCAAGGGAGATAGGACATCGACTTGCTTTAATGGGTTTTACCATAATGACCGGAGGGGGCCCCGGGATTATGGAAGCAGCCAACAGAGGCGCAAAGGAAGCCGGAGGAAAATCCGTCGGCTGCAATATAATTCTCCCGATGGAACAAGGCCACAATCCTTACCTGGACATTATGGTTACATTTAAATACTTTTTTGTGAGAAAGGTAATGCTGCTGAAATACTCCTACGCGTTTGTAGTCATGCCCGGCGGCGCGGGCACTATGGACGAGCTTTTTGAAACCCTTACCCTGATTCAAACCAAAAAGATTTTTAACTTTCCGATAATACTGGTAGGCAAAGAATACTTCGAGCCTCTGATGGAGCTTCTTGACTCGATGGTGGAAGAAAAGACGATAGATCCTCACGACCTTGATTTATTGATACTGACAGATTCTGTAGAGGAGGCCGTCTCGTATATAAAAATTAATATTGTCGATAAATTCGGCATCAAACTTAAGAAACTGCCTAAGCCTTCCAAAATCCTGTTGGAAAAGGGCGCCTGA
- a CDS encoding UbiD family decarboxylase codes for MNRIKDIRDYITILKSIGELQEIDEEVDLNLEIGAIIRRVCELRAPAPLFNKIKGIQNGARVLGAPAGLSSQKGLKMSRIACSLGFKPDTDPNEIVNTLANSIIKEGIQPVTVKEGICHENLYVGEEVDLTSLPAPYIHKGDAGRYFNTWGTVVVETPDKTWTNWSIARIMLIDKNRMTGLVAPQQHLGIIHKMWNDRGKPTPFALALGCEPAVPFFSATPLPENVSEADIMGAHFGEPVEVVPCKTVDLEVPATCEIVIEGTISDTEKISEGPMGEFAGYMGEAHPEPVFKATAITHRNNPILPVVSAGFPVEDTQTCCGIMYSALLLAELRKKGFPATSCFGVLESALHWFVVTVSRTDLSEKYALKLTHAAKDIIFESKPGVDIPKVILLDDDIDPSNLNEVIWAYATRCHPDTDAHLYTHEKTMPLVHYLNAAEKKDMSSTKVIYNGLIPSFDSSHIVSFKHNVPHELQNKVIGNWRKYGYSE; via the coding sequence ATGAATAGAATAAAAGACATTAGAGATTACATCACTATTCTGAAATCTATTGGGGAGCTTCAGGAAATAGATGAAGAAGTCGATCTAAATCTTGAAATTGGCGCTATAATAAGAAGGGTCTGCGAGCTCAGGGCTCCCGCGCCTCTTTTTAATAAAATAAAGGGGATTCAAAACGGGGCGAGAGTACTCGGAGCCCCCGCAGGTCTAAGCAGCCAAAAGGGCCTGAAGATGTCCCGTATCGCCTGCTCTCTGGGATTCAAACCCGATACAGACCCGAACGAAATAGTAAACACACTGGCAAACTCGATTATAAAAGAGGGGATCCAGCCAGTGACGGTCAAGGAGGGAATTTGCCATGAGAATCTATATGTCGGGGAAGAAGTTGACTTAACGAGCCTGCCCGCTCCGTATATACACAAAGGAGACGCGGGACGCTATTTCAATACCTGGGGCACGGTAGTTGTAGAAACACCGGATAAGACATGGACAAACTGGTCTATCGCCCGGATCATGCTGATAGATAAAAACCGCATGACGGGCCTTGTAGCACCTCAGCAGCATCTGGGAATAATTCACAAAATGTGGAATGACAGAGGGAAGCCGACGCCGTTTGCTCTTGCACTCGGCTGTGAGCCTGCCGTACCGTTCTTCTCCGCGACACCGCTTCCGGAAAACGTCAGCGAGGCTGACATTATGGGCGCTCACTTCGGAGAGCCGGTAGAGGTAGTTCCGTGTAAAACAGTTGACCTGGAGGTACCGGCTACGTGCGAAATAGTTATCGAGGGAACAATATCCGATACCGAGAAAATAAGCGAGGGCCCTATGGGGGAGTTCGCAGGTTATATGGGAGAGGCGCATCCCGAACCCGTTTTTAAAGCTACGGCTATCACACACAGAAATAATCCCATCCTACCCGTGGTCTCCGCCGGTTTCCCTGTCGAGGATACGCAGACCTGCTGCGGAATAATGTATTCCGCCCTCCTGCTCGCCGAACTTAGAAAAAAAGGATTCCCGGCAACTTCATGCTTCGGCGTATTGGAAAGCGCATTACACTGGTTTGTCGTAACCGTAAGCAGAACGGACCTGTCGGAGAAGTACGCTCTGAAATTAACGCACGCCGCCAAGGACATAATTTTTGAAAGTAAACCCGGAGTGGATATACCAAAAGTGATACTCCTTGACGACGATATAGACCCGAGCAATCTGAACGAGGTTATCTGGGCCTACGCCACACGCTGCCATCCGGATACGGACGCGCATCTATACACTCATGAGAAAACCATGCCCCTAGTTCATTACCTGAACGCGGCTGAGAAAAAGGATATGAGCAGCACCAAGGTCATATATAACGGGCTTATACCTTCATTCGACAGTTCTCATATTGTGAGTTTCAAGCATAACGTACCGCACGAGCTGCAGAACAAAGTTATAGGGAACTGGAGAAAGTACGGATATTCGGAGTAA
- a CDS encoding amylo-alpha-1,6-glucosidase, whose product MTIKFGRDICCELSNSEKREWLVTNGIGGYASGTIAGMLTRRYHGLLVAALKPPLGRHLLVAKFDETASYNGLNYPLSSNRWADGSVDPDGYINIESFSLDGTMPVWSYALADAILEKRVWMKKGENTTFVRYMVLRAGGPIGLNIKALVNYRDYHGRTLRGGRNMKVCETDQGIRVNAYDGAVPFYALADRAKVNISNEWYYGFNLAQEKYRGLDYREDHLNACTFSAALTAGESLTIVAGTDEFAVSDGHRELTRFREYERELAEKSGFVKGKNPVIKSWDLDRLALSADQFIVDRTIKKNRVGKSIIAGYHWFGDWGRDTMISIPGLAIHTGRISIAKSILETFAGYIDKGMLPNRFPDEGEAPEYNTVDATLWYFEAIRQYFETTKDITFLKVLYPVLEETLDWHFKGTRYNIKVDTEDGLLYAGAEGAQLTWMDAKVRDRVITPRIGKPVEVNALWYNALSSMSRFAKSLKRPYKKYEIAAERALNGFACFWNEEKNYCYDVIDGPDGNDPSLRPNQIFALSLPESPLTPGQQEKVLEACSRNLLTSYGLRSLSPGHPDYRGRYGGGQEERDRAYHQGTVWGWLLGHFALAYLRVYKDRKKAREFLSPMLDQVRSHGIGTLSEIFDGDAPMTPRGCIAQAWTVAETIRALSVIEGFKAR is encoded by the coding sequence ATGACCATTAAGTTCGGAAGAGACATTTGCTGTGAACTGAGTAACTCGGAAAAGCGCGAATGGCTCGTAACGAACGGTATCGGCGGATACGCTTCCGGAACTATTGCCGGGATGCTTACAAGGAGATACCACGGACTTCTCGTGGCGGCGCTTAAACCGCCTCTGGGAAGGCACCTTCTCGTCGCGAAATTCGATGAGACAGCTTCTTATAACGGATTAAATTACCCCCTGAGCTCAAACCGCTGGGCGGACGGATCGGTAGACCCTGACGGTTATATAAACATAGAGAGTTTCTCTCTCGACGGCACCATGCCGGTCTGGAGCTATGCGCTTGCCGACGCAATCCTAGAGAAGCGGGTATGGATGAAAAAGGGGGAGAATACAACATTTGTCAGATATATGGTACTGCGCGCAGGCGGCCCGATCGGCCTCAATATAAAGGCTCTCGTGAATTACAGGGATTATCACGGCAGAACCCTGAGAGGGGGCCGGAATATGAAAGTATGCGAAACCGATCAGGGTATCAGGGTCAATGCCTATGACGGCGCCGTTCCCTTTTATGCACTTGCGGACAGAGCGAAAGTGAATATATCAAACGAATGGTACTACGGCTTTAATCTGGCTCAGGAGAAGTACAGGGGACTCGACTACAGAGAAGACCATCTGAATGCATGCACTTTCAGCGCCGCTCTAACCGCTGGAGAATCCCTGACTATTGTCGCCGGTACCGATGAATTTGCCGTATCGGACGGACACCGGGAACTTACACGGTTCAGAGAATATGAAAGGGAATTGGCCGAAAAATCAGGCTTTGTAAAAGGGAAAAATCCGGTTATTAAATCTTGGGACCTTGACCGTCTCGCCCTTTCAGCAGACCAGTTTATAGTGGACAGGACGATAAAGAAAAACAGAGTCGGGAAGAGCATAATCGCCGGCTATCACTGGTTCGGAGACTGGGGAAGGGATACGATGATCAGCATTCCGGGTCTGGCTATTCATACCGGGAGAATTAGTATAGCGAAATCGATTCTTGAGACCTTCGCCGGGTATATCGACAAGGGGATGCTCCCTAACAGATTCCCCGATGAAGGGGAAGCGCCGGAATACAATACGGTGGACGCTACTTTGTGGTACTTTGAGGCGATCCGCCAATACTTTGAGACGACAAAAGACATAACGTTTTTAAAAGTGCTCTACCCTGTGCTGGAGGAGACCCTTGATTGGCACTTCAAGGGGACAAGATATAACATAAAGGTTGACACTGAGGACGGGCTGCTATATGCGGGTGCGGAAGGTGCGCAGCTAACGTGGATGGACGCTAAAGTCAGGGACCGGGTGATTACGCCAAGAATCGGCAAACCGGTTGAAGTAAACGCCCTCTGGTATAACGCGCTTTCCTCGATGTCCCGTTTTGCAAAAAGCCTCAAAAGGCCTTATAAAAAATACGAAATTGCCGCCGAGCGGGCACTGAACGGATTCGCATGTTTCTGGAACGAGGAAAAAAATTATTGTTACGATGTAATCGACGGACCGGACGGAAACGACCCTTCGTTAAGACCAAATCAAATATTCGCACTATCTTTACCCGAGAGCCCCCTTACTCCCGGCCAACAAGAAAAGGTGCTCGAAGCCTGCTCGCGAAATCTGCTTACGTCCTACGGTCTGAGAAGCCTTTCTCCCGGACACCCCGATTACAGGGGTCGTTACGGCGGGGGGCAGGAGGAGCGCGATCGAGCCTATCATCAGGGCACGGTGTGGGGATGGCTTCTGGGGCACTTCGCTCTCGCTTATCTGAGGGTTTATAAAGACAGGAAGAAAGCCAGGGAATTTCTGTCGCCGATGCTCGATCAAGTACGTTCACACGGTATCGGAACACTCAGCGAAATTTTTGACGGGGACGCCCCGATGACGCCGAGAGGATGCATAGCCCAGGCCTGGACGGTGGCAGAGACTATTCGCGCGTTATCCGTAATAGAAGGATTCAAAGCCAGGTAG
- a CDS encoding sigma-70 family RNA polymerase sigma factor, with protein sequence MNTAKIGYQEDRSNAQLSGSGTDINGFSDEHLIKLIAEGREEKAFKEILARYKKKIFLAAFKITKNYNDAEDILQDVSLTLYRKAHTFRRDSKFSTWLYRLVINEAISRLRKTKKNGAISLDNYMLKFNDEGRHIETPLIDWSQDVENRAAAREMLVIVEKAIGLLSPLDRSIVVLSEIEELTNPEIGQVLGMTVAAVKGRLHRARLFLRGKVSAQPGY encoded by the coding sequence ATGAACACCGCGAAAATTGGTTATCAAGAAGACAGGAGTAATGCTCAACTTAGCGGCTCGGGCACTGATATAAACGGATTTTCCGATGAGCACCTCATAAAGCTGATCGCTGAGGGACGCGAGGAAAAAGCATTTAAAGAAATACTTGCCAGGTATAAGAAAAAAATTTTTCTTGCCGCCTTTAAAATTACCAAGAATTACAACGACGCTGAAGACATTTTACAAGATGTGTCGTTGACCCTATACAGGAAAGCACACACTTTCAGGAGAGACTCTAAATTCTCAACCTGGCTTTACCGTCTTGTTATAAACGAAGCTATATCGAGACTCAGAAAAACCAAAAAAAACGGGGCTATTTCACTCGATAACTACATGCTCAAATTCAACGATGAAGGCCGCCATATTGAGACACCTCTGATTGACTGGTCGCAGGACGTAGAAAACAGGGCCGCAGCCAGGGAAATGCTGGTCATAGTAGAGAAGGCAATTGGACTTCTCTCACCTTTGGATAGGTCGATTGTCGTTCTGAGCGAAATAGAAGAGCTTACCAATCCCGAGATCGGACAGGTTCTCGGTATGACTGTCGCGGCTGTAAAGGGAAGACTGCACAGGGCAAGACTCTTTCTAAGAGGTAAAGTATCCGCACAACCGGGATATTGA
- a CDS encoding ATP-dependent DNA helicase, whose protein sequence is MGNFEERYGKLNPEQREAVDYINGPLLVVAGPGTGKTEILGLRIANILRKTDTSPRNVLCLTFTNSASHNMRKRLSELIGQDAYKVAIHTFHSFGVEIISGYPEYFYSGTIFSPVDDLGQIQILEEIIEELSYDDPLRTIHPEGGYAYINSIKEAIGDLKKAGLTPEEFRLVLERNKTCYEHLNPQINSVFAPRIAKKSIGIVAGLVENLSSENALDTAFLDIKSIVESVRHSLTHILEDAERSAKTKPLSDWKSEYTKKDDNGALVLKDSLYSDKLFSLADVYEEYQERLYKERCYDFDDMILEAIQGIETNKSLGYELHQKYEYILVDEFQDTNEAQMRLLRLITKYGEDGREPNVMVVGDDDQAIYKFQGAELSNVLNFQKIYPDTKVLSITSNYRSTQDVLDLARFIITKGEERLENLYPDIDKNIVSSNARVEPGEIVSKSFPTNLHEYFWVGREIERLIQTGKCPSSIAVIARNHRQLEEIALLLNKMEIPLIYERYNNVLREPHVRQLIQISRFISSVCRKNMDEADEYLPEILSYPFWKIDRKVIWDISKKAGNRRAGWLDIMESYHDENIKRVADFLIQLGKESSFETLEHILDRIMGAHEELVPDNDEDELESPDGVSDQKFVSPFKDYYFGERRLEENRVEYIKFLSGLRTFIQALRDYRKGELLKIDDLAEFVGLHEKNNVPVIDNSFFVNSGDSVSLLTAHKAKGLEFDTVFVINCQEEIWTRKGRGSLLPFPLNLPISPAGDTLDDQLRLFYVAVTRAGSNLYITSYETKENGNISSRLHFIQDSGESEESGAKLRKALSVDREDIDVSEIPDTGDVLTVSWESYHAPPVVHDEKAVFEKTLEEYKLSVTHLNNFLNVTKGGPRLFFEQNLLRFPQSKTPEGSYGSAIHRIMEAVYRHLKQAGELPSLEMVLGWYERELAYERLNEKHFKDYLKKGRDRLTIFYDKKIENFHPSHFSEVNFSDQGVVIGKAHLTGKIDKMVPLNEAEIAVHDFKTGKHKTDWKGSGQYEKIQLHQYKRQLVFYKLLVEHSKDYGAEYKVNRGVLEFIEPEKGELFDLRAEIEREECERTAQLASIVFDKISNLNFPDVRRYAQDLSGILNFEDDLLEGKV, encoded by the coding sequence ATGGGAAATTTTGAGGAACGCTACGGGAAATTAAATCCCGAGCAGAGAGAGGCCGTAGATTATATAAACGGTCCGCTACTTGTCGTTGCCGGACCCGGTACCGGAAAGACCGAGATTCTGGGTCTCAGGATCGCGAATATTCTCAGAAAAACCGATACGTCTCCCAGGAACGTTCTGTGCCTCACATTCACTAACTCTGCATCCCATAACATGCGTAAGAGATTGTCGGAGCTGATCGGACAGGACGCGTATAAAGTAGCGATACACACGTTTCATAGTTTCGGAGTCGAGATTATAAGCGGTTACCCGGAATATTTTTATAGCGGCACGATATTTTCCCCCGTTGATGATTTAGGGCAGATTCAGATACTTGAAGAAATAATTGAGGAACTCTCGTACGACGATCCTCTACGGACAATCCATCCCGAGGGTGGATATGCTTATATTAACAGCATTAAAGAAGCCATAGGCGATTTAAAGAAGGCCGGACTCACCCCTGAAGAATTCCGTTTAGTACTGGAACGGAATAAGACGTGTTACGAACATCTGAATCCTCAAATTAATTCAGTATTTGCTCCGAGAATAGCAAAGAAATCAATTGGAATCGTTGCAGGTCTCGTAGAAAACTTGAGTTCTGAGAATGCCCTTGATACGGCATTTCTGGATATAAAATCAATCGTAGAGTCGGTGCGACATTCACTCACTCATATACTCGAAGATGCCGAGAGGAGCGCAAAGACAAAGCCTCTATCCGACTGGAAATCCGAATATACAAAAAAAGATGATAATGGAGCTCTCGTACTAAAGGATAGTCTCTATTCGGACAAACTCTTCTCTCTCGCGGATGTATATGAAGAATATCAAGAGCGGTTGTATAAAGAAAGATGCTATGATTTTGACGACATGATACTCGAGGCGATCCAGGGTATCGAGACAAATAAATCGCTGGGATACGAGCTCCATCAAAAGTATGAATACATACTGGTCGACGAGTTTCAGGATACGAATGAAGCGCAAATGAGGCTTCTTCGTCTCATAACGAAATACGGTGAAGACGGCCGGGAACCGAATGTTATGGTTGTAGGGGATGATGATCAGGCGATATACAAGTTTCAGGGCGCGGAATTGTCAAACGTTCTTAATTTTCAAAAAATTTATCCGGATACCAAAGTACTAAGCATTACTTCAAACTACCGGTCGACTCAGGATGTTCTGGATCTCGCGCGTTTTATCATAACAAAGGGAGAAGAACGTCTTGAGAATTTATATCCCGATATAGATAAAAACATAGTTTCTTCGAATGCCAGGGTCGAGCCCGGAGAAATCGTTTCAAAGTCCTTTCCCACAAATTTACACGAATATTTCTGGGTAGGTCGTGAAATCGAGAGGCTCATTCAAACGGGCAAATGCCCGAGTAGTATAGCCGTCATAGCTCGAAATCACAGGCAGCTTGAGGAGATCGCGCTCTTACTAAATAAAATGGAGATACCCCTCATATACGAGAGATACAACAACGTGCTGAGGGAGCCTCATGTGCGTCAGCTTATTCAGATATCCCGTTTTATCAGCTCCGTTTGCCGGAAAAACATGGACGAGGCGGACGAGTATTTACCGGAAATTCTCAGTTATCCCTTTTGGAAAATAGACCGGAAGGTTATATGGGATATTTCAAAAAAAGCTGGAAACAGGAGGGCCGGGTGGCTTGACATAATGGAATCCTATCATGATGAAAATATCAAACGGGTGGCTGATTTCTTAATACAGCTTGGAAAAGAATCCTCCTTCGAGACGCTCGAGCACATTCTCGATAGGATAATGGGGGCTCATGAGGAGCTCGTTCCCGATAACGACGAAGACGAGTTAGAGAGCCCGGATGGGGTTTCTGACCAAAAATTTGTCAGTCCCTTCAAGGATTATTATTTCGGGGAACGCAGACTGGAGGAAAATCGCGTCGAGTATATAAAATTCCTTTCGGGCCTTCGCACCTTTATCCAGGCATTAAGGGACTACAGGAAGGGAGAGCTTTTAAAGATCGATGACCTTGCCGAATTTGTGGGGCTTCATGAAAAAAACAATGTCCCGGTAATTGACAACAGTTTTTTCGTGAATTCAGGTGATTCGGTCAGCCTTCTCACCGCTCATAAAGCGAAAGGGCTTGAGTTCGATACGGTTTTTGTAATTAACTGTCAGGAGGAAATCTGGACACGAAAGGGCAGGGGGTCTTTGCTACCATTCCCCCTTAATCTTCCGATTAGCCCTGCGGGCGATACCCTGGACGATCAGCTTAGATTATTTTACGTAGCTGTAACGAGAGCCGGAAGCAATCTCTACATTACTTCTTACGAAACGAAGGAAAACGGGAATATTTCGTCAAGGCTTCATTTTATTCAGGATTCCGGAGAGAGCGAAGAGTCGGGAGCTAAGTTAAGAAAGGCGTTAAGCGTAGACCGGGAAGATATAGACGTTTCTGAGATACCTGATACCGGGGATGTGTTAACAGTCTCGTGGGAATCGTACCATGCTCCGCCGGTCGTTCATGACGAAAAGGCTGTTTTCGAGAAGACTCTGGAGGAGTACAAGCTCAGCGTGACTCACCTGAACAATTTTTTGAATGTAACAAAAGGAGGCCCCCGTTTATTCTTTGAGCAGAATCTGCTTAGATTTCCTCAATCCAAGACCCCCGAGGGTTCTTACGGCTCTGCTATTCACCGAATAATGGAGGCCGTTTACAGGCATCTGAAACAAGCCGGAGAACTTCCCTCCCTTGAAATGGTGCTGGGCTGGTATGAGCGTGAGTTGGCATATGAAAGATTGAATGAAAAACACTTCAAGGATTATTTAAAGAAGGGGAGGGATAGATTGACTATTTTTTATGATAAGAAGATTGAAAATTTTCATCCCTCCCACTTCTCGGAAGTTAATTTCAGCGACCAGGGAGTTGTGATAGGCAAGGCTCATTTAACCGGGAAGATCGACAAGATGGTCCCTCTGAACGAAGCGGAGATTGCGGTCCATGATTTTAAAACGGGTAAGCACAAAACGGACTGGAAGGGGAGCGGACAATACGAAAAAATACAGCTTCATCAATATAAAAGACAGCTGGTTTTTTATAAGCTTTTAGTCGAACACTCAAAAGACTACGGAGCTGAATACAAAGTAAATCGCGGAGTGCTTGAGTTCATCGAGCCTGAAAAAGGAGAGTTATTCGACTTGCGCGCCGAAATTGAAAGGGAGGAATGTGAGCGAACGGCTCAGCTGGCATCCATTGTGTTTGATAAGATCAGTAATCTGAATTTCCCCGACGTCAGACGCTACGCACAGGATTTAAGCGGAATCTTGAATTTTGAGGACGATTTGCTCGAAGGTAAAGTATGA
- the wrbA gene encoding NAD(P)H:quinone oxidoreductase, with product MKVLVVYYSMYGHVHRMAEAAAEGARSVDGTEALLRRVPETLPDDVLEKMGAIESQKEQEHIPVCTRDELGEADAIIFGTPTRFGNMCGQMRQFLDSTGKLWQSGKLVGKAGSVITSSNTQHGGQESTILSFHYTLLHQGMVIVGLPYTFEGQMTMDEITGCSPYGASTIAGGDGSRSPSDNELAGARFQGEHVAKIAKKLAA from the coding sequence ATGAAAGTCTTGGTTGTTTATTATTCGATGTACGGTCATGTTCATAGAATGGCGGAGGCAGCTGCGGAGGGAGCGAGGTCTGTGGACGGTACGGAAGCTCTTCTACGCCGCGTGCCTGAAACTCTGCCCGACGATGTGCTTGAGAAAATGGGCGCGATAGAATCTCAGAAAGAGCAGGAGCATATCCCCGTGTGCACACGGGACGAATTGGGTGAGGCGGACGCGATAATATTCGGAACCCCGACCCGCTTCGGCAACATGTGCGGCCAGATGCGCCAGTTTCTCGATTCTACGGGAAAGCTATGGCAGAGCGGGAAATTGGTCGGAAAAGCGGGGAGTGTTATTACTAGCTCGAACACTCAGCACGGCGGCCAGGAATCTACCATCCTCAGTTTTCATTATACATTGCTGCATCAGGGTATGGTGATTGTCGGTCTTCCGTACACCTTCGAGGGACAGATGACTATGGATGAGATAACCGGATGCTCTCCATACGGAGCTTCAACGATCGCTGGCGGCGACGGAAGCCGCAGTCCAAGCGATAACGAGTTGGCCGGCGCGCGGTTTCAGGGAGAGCATGTCGCAAAGATCGCGAAAAAGCTTGCTGCATAA